The Bradysia coprophila strain Holo2 chromosome IV unlocalized genomic scaffold, BU_Bcop_v1 contig_84, whole genome shotgun sequence genome window below encodes:
- the LOC119072788 gene encoding zinc finger protein 883-like yields the protein MVINPKYRKMNIKPCFVQLQQIDTDLLNRGIYGRNHGNHVPILSHKCPKCNRKFLLETTFKKHLKNHSSKYKRSSENSSLKENVFPCKLCDKTFRQSSSLSVHQRIHENVRRYCCSHCPAKFRTNGTLQSHTRLHTGDRPYACTECPAAFITSSQLKVHIRVHTKHKPYECYVCKRTFSQCGGLRSHYSRIHLRTKYACPVCYNVKYASMPTLRLHMLTHYEVIGSKVEKRSYECYVCHKPLAQQRGIRKHLLTHYLEDSSIECDICHKKFAQTTQLLQHMPTHTKENAFPCSICKKMFRFRSNLIRHRLTHTKEKNFVCLVCTARFARSDSLQNHMICHSDQRDYNCRKCAKSYKRSVDLQNHMYTHEKETPFQCYVCKKTLAKLQSLRRHFRCHTGYMPYSCDVCGKKYRNGSSFKYHVGTHIKNVRRRC from the coding sequence ATGGTGATCAACCCAAAGTACCGGAAAATGAACATTAAACCGTGTTTCGTACAATTACAACAGATTGATACCGACCTGTTGAATCGTGGAATTTATGGACGAAATCATGGAAATCACGTACCAATACTATCGCACAAGTGCCCGAAGTGTAATCGAAAGTTTCTTTTGGAGACAAcctttaaaaaacatttaaaaaaccattcaagCAAATACAAGCGCTCATCCGAAAATTCTTCGTTGAAGGAGAACGTTTTTCCGTGTAAATTGTGCGACAAAACATTTAGACAAAGCAGTTCCTTGAGTGTACACCAAAGAATACACGAAAATGTCAGGCGATATTGCTGCAGTCATTGTCCAGCAAAATTTCGGACCAATGGAACTCTGCAGTCCCATACTAGACTTCATACCGGAGATCGACCTTACGCTTGTACCGAATGCCCGGCTGCATTTATAACATCAAGTCAATTGAAGGTCCACATCAGGGTGCACACGAAACACAAACCGTACGAATGTTATGTTTGTAAACGCACATTTAGTCAATGTGGTGGTCTCCGAAGTCATTATAGCCGGATACACTTACGTACGAAGTATGCATGTCCAGTTTGCTATAACGTGAAATACGCCTCAATGCCCACTCTAAGGCTGCACATGTTAACCCACTATGAAGTGATTGGAAGCAAAGTCGAAAAACGGTCATACGAATGTTACGTCTGCCACAAGCCTTTGGCCCAACAGAGAGGCATTCGAAAGCATTTGCTAACTCACTATTTGGAGGACAGCTCCATTGAGTGTGATATTTGTCACAAGAAGTTTGCGCAAACAACTCAATTATTACAACACATGCCGACGCACACCAAAGAAAATGCATTTCCATGCTCGATTtgcaagaaaatgtttcgtttccGCAGCAATTTGATAAGACACCGACTTACCCATACAAAGGAGAAGAATTTCGTCTGTTTGGTTTGTACGGCCAGATTTGCACGGTCGGACAGTTTGCAAAATCACATGATATGCCATTCTGACCAAAGGGATTATAACTGTAGGAAATGTGCTAAATCCTATAAGCGATCGGTGGACCTACAAAATCATATGTACACGCATGAGAAAGAGACTCCATTTCAATGCTATGTTTGCAAGAAGACTTTGGCCAAATTGCAGTCGCTGCGACGCCACTTCAGATGCCACACCGGTTACATGCCATACTCGTGCGATGTGTGCGGAAAAAAATATAGGAACGGCTCATCGTTCAAATACCATGTTGGAACCCACATAAAAAACGTCCGTCGTCGTTGCTAA